From a single Canis aureus isolate CA01 chromosome 5, VMU_Caureus_v.1.0, whole genome shotgun sequence genomic region:
- the PCDHB3 gene encoding protocadherin beta-3 produces MAESAMEARGDSFLRQRQVLFLFVFLGVSLAESESRRYSVVEETERGFLIANLAKDLGLGVGELALRGAQVVSKGNRQHIQLNHQNGDLLLHEKLDREELCGPTEPCVLHFQILLQNPLQFITYELQVIDVNDHSPVFFEHEMQLKLLENTPPGTIIPLGNAEDLDVGRNSLQNYTVTPNSHFHVLTRSRRDGRKYPLLVLDKALDREEQPELILTLTALDGGSPPRSGIAQVHIVVLDINDNAPEFTQSLYEVQVLENSPINSVLVTVSASDLDTGNLGTVSYAFFHASEEIRKTFQLNPITGDIQLVKYLNYEVMNTYEVDIEAKDGGGLSGKTTVIVQVVDVNDNPPELTLSSIASPIPENSPETVVAVFSVSDPDSGDNGRIMCSIESNLPFNLKPSEENFYTLVTNGALDRESQAEYNITITVSDLGTPRLKTQHNITVTVSDVNDNAPAFSQTTYTLRVRENNSPALHIGTVSATDRDAGANAQVTYSLLPPRDPHLPLASLVSINADNGQLFALRSLDYEALQAFEVRVGAADRGSPALSSQALVRVLVLDDNDNAPFVLYPLQNGSAPCTELVPRAAEAGYLVTKVVAVDGDSGQNAWLSFQLLKATEPGLFGVWAHNGEVRTARLLSERDAVRHRLLVLVKDNGEPPLSASVTLHVLLVDGFSQPYLPLPDVAAAEARADPLTVYLVIALASVSSLFLCSALAFVAVRLCRRSGAASGGGCAVPEGHFPGHLVDVSGAGTLSQSYQYEVCLAGGTGTSEFKFLKPIIPSGLFQDTE; encoded by the coding sequence ATGGCCGAAAGCGCAATGGAGGCCAGAGGCGACAGCTTTCTTAGACAAAGGCAAgttctatttctctttgtttttctgggTGTGTCTCTGGCCGAGTCTGAGTCAAGACGCTACTCTGTGGTTGAGGAAACGGAGAGGGGCTTTTTAATAGCCAACCTAGCAAAGGATCTAGGGCTAGGGGTGGGGGAACTGGCTCTGAGGGGAGCCCAGGTTGTGTCTAAAGGGAACAGACAGCATATTCAGCTCAACCATCAGAACGGCGATCTGCTCCTGCATGAGAAATTGGACCGGGAAGAGCTCTGCGGCCCCACGGAGCCCTGTGTACTGCATTTTCAGATATTACTGCAAAACCCTTTGCAGTTTATTACATATGAGCTTCAGGTCATAGACGTAAATGACCATTCCCCGGTATTCTTTGAACATGAAATGCAGCTGAAACTCTTAGAAAACACGCCACCAGGGACCATAATTCCTTTGGGAAATGCTGAGGACTTGGATGTGGGAAGAAACAGTCTCCAAAACTACACGGTCACTCCTAATTCCCATTTCCACGTTCTCACACGCAGTCGTAGGGATGGAAGAAAGTATCCACTACTAGTGCTGGACAAAGCACTGGACCGTGAGGAGCAGCCAGAACTCATTTTGACTCTCACCGCGTTGGATGGTGGCTCTCCACCCCGGTCGGGGATCGCCCAGGTTCACATTGTGGTCTTAGACATAAACGACAACGCCCCAGAATTTACACAGTCACTCTATGAGGTTCAAGTTCTAGAGAACAGCCCCATTAACTCTGTTCTTGTCACCGTCTCAGCTTCTGATTTAGATACAGGAAATTTGGGGACAGTTTCATATGCATTTTTTCATGCTTCTGAAGAAATTCGCAAAACTTTTCAGCTCAATCCAattactggtgatatccagctagTCAAATATTTGAATTATGAGGTTATGAATACCTATGAAGTGGACATAGAAGCCAAGGATGGCGGAGGCCTTTCAGGAAAAACAACAGTAATAGTTCAGGTGGTTGATGTGAACGACAACCCTCCAGAACTGACCTTGTCCTCAATAGCCAGCCCTATCCCTGAGAACTCACCAGAGACTGTGGTGGCTGTTTTCAGTGTTTCTGATCCAGACTCCGGAGACAATGGCAGAATTATGTGTTCCATCGAGAGCAATCTCCCTTTCAACCTCAAACCATCAGAAGAGAATTTCTATACCTTGGTAACAAATGGGGCGCTGGACAGAGAGAGCCAGGCGGAGTACAACATCACCATCACCGTCAGTGACCTGGGGACCCCCAGGCTGAAAACCCAGCACAACATCACCGTGACGGTCTCCGACGTCAACGACAACGCCCCCGCCTTCAGCCAGACCACCTACACCCTGCGCGTCCGCGAGAACAACAGCCCCGCCCTGCACATCGGCACCGTGAGCGCCACCGACAGAGACGCGGGCGCCAACGCCCAGGTCACCTACTCGCTGCTGCCGCCCCGGGACCCGCACCTGCCGCTCGCCTCGCTGGTGTCCATCAACGCGGACAACGGGCAGCTGTTCGCGCTCAGGTCCCTGGACTACGAGGCGCTGCAGGCCTTCGAGGTCCGCGTGGGCGCGGCCGACCGCGGCTCGCCCGCGCTGAGCAGCCAGGCGCTGGTGCGCGTGCTGGTGCTGGACGACAACGACAACGCGCCCTTCGTGCTGTACCCGCTGCAGAACGGCTCTGCGCCCTGCACCGAGCTGGTGCCGCGGGCGGCCGAGGCGGGCTACCTGGTGACCAAGGTGGTGGCGGTGGACGGCGACTCGGGCCAGAACGCCTGGCTGTCGTTCCAGCTGCTCAAGGCCACGGAGCCCGGGCTGTTCGGCGTGTGGGCGCACAACGGCGAGGTGCGCACGGCCCGGCTGCTGAGCGAGCGCGACGCCGTCAGGCACAGGCTGCTGGTGCTGGTCAAGGACAATGGCGAGCCGCCGCTGTCGGCCAGCGTCACGCTGCACGTGCTGCTGGTGGACGGCTTCTCGCAGCCCTACCTGCCGCTGCCGGACGTGGCGGCGGCCGAGGCCCGGGCCGACCCGCTCACCGTCTACCTGGTCATCGCCTTGGCGTCCGTGTCGTCGCTCTTCCTGTGCTCGGCGCTGGCGTTCGTGGCGGTGCGGCTGTGCAGGAGGAGCGGGGCGGCGTCGGGGGGTGGCTGCGCGGTGCCCGAGGGCCACTTTCCGGGCCACCTGGTGGACGTCAGCGGCGCGGGGACCCTGTCCCAGAGCTACCAGTACGAGGTGTGTCTGGCGGGAGGGACTGGGACCAGCGAGTTCAAGTTCCTCAAGCCCATTATTCCCAGTGGTCTGTTTCAGGATACTGAGTGA
- the PCDHB4 gene encoding protocadherin beta-4, which yields METPERIQPNRQVMAFILMVFLSQARGEPIRYSVMEETESGSFVAHLTEDLGLGIGELAARSARVVSDDDKQRLQLDGQTGDLLLREKLDREELCGPVEPCVLHFQVFLETPVQFFEGELSIQDVNDHSPVFPTREMLLKIPENSPPGTLFPLKLAQDLDVGSNGLQKYTISPNSHFHVLTRNHSEGKKYPDLVQDKALDREEQPEFSLTLMALDGGSPPRSGTTAVRILIMDVNDNAPEFVHSPYEVQVLENSPIDSPVLSVSARDADAGNFGSVSYGLFQASDEIKQTFSINEVTGEIRLTKKLDFEQIKSYHVEIEAVDGGGLSGKGTVVIYVVDMNDNAPELTVSSVTSSIPENAPETVVSVFRIRDRDSGDNGKMICSIPENLPFLLKPTFKNFYTLVTNGALDRESQAEYNITITVSDLGTPRLKTQHNITVTVSDVNDNAPAFSQTTYTLRVRENNSPALHIGTVSATDRDAGANAQVTYSLLPPRDPHLPLASLVSINADNGQLFALRSLDYEALQAFEVRVGAADRGSPALSSQALVRVLVLDDNDNAPFVLYPLQNGSAPCTELVPRAAEAGYLVTKVVAVDGDSGQNAWLSFQLLKATEPGLFGVWAHNGEVRTARLLSERDAVRHRLLVLVKDNGEPPLSASVTLHVLLVDGFSQPYLPLPDVAAAEARADPLTVYLVIALASVSSLFLCSALAFVAVRLCRRSGAASGGGCAVPEGHFPGHLVDVSGAGTLSQSYQYDVCLTGVPRTGEFKFLKPIFPNLLIEDSEREIKENSNCRNSFVFS from the coding sequence ATGGAGACACCAGAGAGAATTCAACCAAACAGGCAAGTGATGGCCTTTATTTTAATGGTGTTCTTGTCTCAGGCTCGCGGCGAGCCTATTCGTTATTCTGTGATGGAAGAAACAGAGAGTGGCTCCTTTGTAGCCCATCTGACAGAGGATCTGGGCCTGGGGATTGGGGAACTGGCAGCCAGGTCGGCCCGGGTGGTGTCTGACGATGACAAGCAGCGCTTGCAGCTGGACGGTCAGACTGGAGATTTGCTTTTGAGGGAGAAACTAGACAGGGAAGAGCTATGTGGCCCCGTTGAACCGTGTGTACTGCATTTCCAAGTATTTCTAGAAACTCCAGTTCAGTTTTTTGAAGGAGAATTATCAATCCAGGACGTAAATGACCACTCCCCGGTATTCCCGACTAGGGAAATGCTCTTGAAAATACCGGAAAACAGCCCGCCAGGGACTCTCTTTCCGTTGAAATTGGCTCAGGATTTGGATGTGGGCAGCAATGGTCTTCAAAAATACACGATCAGCCCCAATTCTCATTTTCATGTTCTAACCCGAAATCATAGTGAGGGCAAGAAATACCCAGATTTGGTGCAGGACAAAGCACTGGATCGAGAAGAGCAGCCTGAGTTCAGCTTAACCCTCATGGCACTGGATGGTGGGTCTCCACCTAGGTCTGGCACCACTGCAGTGAGAATCCTGATTATGGACGTCAATGACAATGCTCCAGAGTTTGTGCACTCCCCATATGAGGTGCAGGTCTTGGAAAACAGCCCAATAGACTCCCCAGTACTTAGTGTCTCGGCTAGAGATGCAGATGCTGGAAACTTCGGGAGTGTTTCCTATGGCTTGTTCCAAGCATCAGATGAAATTAAGCAAACTTTCTCAATAAATGAAGTCACAGGAGAAATCCGACTGACAAAGAAACTGGATTTTGAACAAATTAAATCTTACCACGTGGAAATTGAGGCTGTTGATGGAGGAGGCCTTTCTGGAAAAGGCACTGTAGTCATATATGTGGTGGATATGAATGACAACGCCCCTGAACTTACCGTATCTTCAGTCACCAGCTCTATCCCAGAAAATGCTCCTGAGACTGTAGTGTCTGTCTTCAGAATTCGAGATAGAGACTCTGGAGACAATGGAAAGATGATTTGCTCTATTCCAGAAAATCTGCCTTTCCTTCTGAAACCGACTTTCAAGAATTTCTATACCTTGGTAACAAATGGGGCGCTGGACAGAGAGAGCCAGGCGGAGTACAACATCACGATCACCGTCAGTGACCTGGGGACCCCCAGGCTGAAAACCCAGCACAACATCACCGTGACGGTCTCCGACGTCAACGACAACGCCCCCGCCTTCAGCCAGACCACCTACACCCTGCGCGTCCGCGAGAACAACAGCCCCGCCCTGCACATCGGCACCGTGAGCGCCACCGACAGAGACGCGGGCGCCAACGCCCAGGTCACCTACTCGCTGCTGCCGCCCCGGGACCCGCACCTGCCGCTCGCCTCGCTGGTGTCCATCAACGCGGACAACGGGCAGCTGTTCGCGCTCAGGTCCCTGGACTACGAGGCGCTGCAGGCCTTCGAGGTCCGCGTGGGCGCGGCCGACCGCGGCTCGCCCGCGCTGAGCAGCCAGGCGCTGGTGCGCGTGCTGGTGCTGGACGACAACGACAACGCGCCCTTCGTGCTGTACCCGCTGCAGAACGGCTCTGCGCCCTGCACCGAGCTGGTGCCGCGGGCGGCCGAGGCGGGCTACCTGGTGACCAAGGTGGTGGCGGTGGACGGCGACTCGGGCCAGAACGCCTGGCTGTCGTTCCAGCTGCTCAAGGCCACGGAGCCCGGGCTGTTCGGCGTGTGGGCGCACAACGGCGAGGTGCGCACGGCCCGGCTGCTGAGCGAGCGCGACGCCGTCAGGCACAGGCTGCTGGTGCTGGTCAAGGACAATGGCGAGCCGCCGCTGTCGGCCAGCGTCACGCTGCACGTGCTGCTGGTGGACGGCTTCTCGCAGCCCTACCTGCCGCTGCCGGACGTGGCGGCGGCCGAGGCCCGGGCCGACCCGCTCACCGTCTACCTGGTCATCGCCTTGGCGTCCGTGTCGTCGCTCTTCCTGTGCTCGGCGCTGGCGTTCGTGGCGGTGCGGCTGTGCAGGAGGAGCGGGGCGGCGTCGGGGGGTGGCTGCGCGGTGCCCGAGGGCCACTTTCCGGGCCACCTGGTGGACGTCAGCGGCGCGGGGACCCTGTCCCAGAGCTACCAGTATGACGTCTGTCTGACCGGAGTCCCTAGAACTGGTGAGTTCAAATTTCTGAAACCGATATTTCCCAACCTCTTGATTGAGGACAgtgagagagaaattaaagaaaactccAACTGCAGGAATAGCTTCGTATTCAGTTAA
- the PCDHB2 gene encoding protocadherin beta-2, with protein sequence MGSCLLGDRKLMEAGDGKEHFLKQRQVLIFFVLLGVAQAASEPRHYSVAEEMESGSFVANLLKDLGLEVNELAERGARVVSKGKKMRLHLDRQTGDLLLNEKLDREELCGLVEPCVLPFQVLLENPLQFFQADLRIRDINDHSPVFLDKEIILKISESITPGTTFLIERAQDLDVGSNSLQNYTLSPNSHFHLNLQDSPEGILPQLVLDKALDREERAEIRLTLTALDGGPPPRSGTALVRIEVLDSNDNAPEFTKLFYEVQVLEDSPIGFQVAMVSARDLDIGTNGEISYVFSQASEEIRKTFQINATSGELFLTQKLDFESIQTYTLNIQATDGGGLSGSCVVFVQVMDLNDNPPELTMSTFIDHIPENLQETITAVFSVSDPDSGDNGRMVCSIQDDLPFLLKPSVENFYTLVTNGALDRESQAEYNITITVSDLGTPRLKTQHNITVTVSDVNDNAPAFSQTTYTLRVRENNSPALHIGTVSATDRDAGANAQVTYSLLPPRDPHLPLASLVSINADNGQLFALRSLDYEALQAFEVRVGAADRGSPALSSQALVRVLVLDDNDNAPFVLYPLQNGSAPCTELVPRAAEAGYLVTKVVAVDGDSGQNAWLSFQLLKATEPGLFGVWAHNGEVRTARLLSERDAVRHRLLVLVKDNGEPPLSASVTLHVLLVDGFSQPYLPLPDVAAAEARADPLTVYLVIALASVSSLFLCSALAFVAVRLCRRSGAASGGGCAVPEGHFPGHLVDVSGAGTLSQSYQYEVCLAGGTGTSEFKFLKPIVPNFLGLGEERVSEANPFRDSFE encoded by the coding sequence ATGGGGTCATGTTTGCTGGGAGACCGGAAGCTGATGGAGGCTGGAGATGGAAAAGAACACTTTCTGAAACAAAGGCAAGTCTTGATATTCTTTGTTTTGCTGGGCGTAGCTCAGGCTGCTTCGGAGCCTAGGCACTACTCAGTGGCTGAGGAAATGGAAAGCGGCTCCTTTGTGGCCAATTTGTTAAAAGATCTGGGATTGGAGGTAAATGAACTAGCTGAACGGGGGGCTCGGGTggtttccaaagggaaaaaaatgcgcTTGCACCTTGATAGGCAGACAGGGGATTTGTTGTTAAATGAGAAACTGGACCGGGAGGAGCTGTGTGGCCTTGTCGAGCCATGTGTGCTACCTTTCCAGGTGTTATTGGAAAATCCCTTGCAGTTTTTTCAGGCTGATCTACGGATTAGAGATATAAATGATCATTCCCCGGTTTTCCtagacaaagaaataattttgaaaatttcagaaaGTATCACTCCCGGAACTACTTTCCTAATAGAACGTGCCCAGGACTTAGATGTAGGAAGCAACAGTCTCCAAAATTACACTCTCAGCCCCAATTCCCACTTCCATCTTAATTTACAAGACAGTCCCGAGGGCATATTACCACAGCTGGTGCTGGACAAAGCTCTGGATCGCGAGGAACGGGCTGAGATCAGGTTAACTCTCACAGCGCTGGATGGCGGACCTCCACCCAGATCTGGCACTGCCCTGGTTCGCATCGAAGTTTTAGATAGCAATGACAATGCCCCCGAGTTTACAAAGCTGTTCTATGAGGTGCAAGTCCTGGAAGACAGTCCCATTGGATTCCAAGTTGCCATGGTCTCTGCTAGAGATCTGGACATTGGAACCAATGGAGAAATATCTTACGTATTTTCCCAAGCCTCTGAAGAGATCCGCaaaacttttcaaataaatgcCACGTCAGGAGAACTCTTTTTAACGCAGAAACTGGATTTCGAATCCATTCAGACTTATACATTAAATATTCAGGCAACAGACGGTGGTGGACTTTCTGGAAGTTGCGTGGTGTTTGTCCAAGTGATGGATTTGAATGACAACCCTCCGGAACTGACTATGTCAACATTTATCGATCACATCCCAGAAAACTTGCAGGAGACCATAACTGCTGTATTCAGCGTTTCAGATCCTGACTCGGGAGACAATGGAAGAATGGTTTGTTCCATTCAAGATGATCTTCCTTTCTTGCTTAAACcttctgttgagaatttttacaccCTGGTAACAAATGGGGCGCTGGACAGAGAGAGCCAGGCGGAGTACAACATCACCATCACCGTCAGTGACCTGGGGACCCCCAGGCTGAAGACCCAGCACAACATCACCGTGACGGTCTCCGACGTCAACGACAACGCCCCCGCCTTCAGCCAGACCACCTACACCCTGCGCGTCCGCGAGAACAACAGCCCCGCCCTGCACATCGGCACCGTGAGCGCCACCGACAGAGACGCGGGCGCCAACGCCCAGGTCACCTACTCGCTGCTGCCGCCCCGGGACCCGCACCTGCCGCTCGCCTCGCTGGTGTCCATCAACGCGGACAACGGGCAGCTGTTCGCGCTCAGGTCCCTGGACTACGAGGCGCTGCAGGCCTTCGAGGTCCGCGTGGGCGCGGCCGACCGCGGCTCGCCCGCGCTGAGCAGCCAGGCGCTGGTGCGCGTGCTGGTGCTGGACGACAACGACAACGCGCCCTTCGTGCTGTACCCGCTGCAGAACGGCTCTGCGCCCTGCACCGAGCTGGTGCCGCGGGCGGCCGAGGCGGGCTACCTGGTGACCAAGGTGGTGGCGGTGGACGGCGACTCGGGCCAGAACGCCTGGCTGTCGTTCCAGCTGCTCAAGGCCACGGAGCCCGGGCTGTTCGGCGTGTGGGCGCACAACGGCGAGGTGCGCACGGCCCGGCTGCTGAGCGAGCGCGACGCCGTCAGGCACAGGCTGCTGGTGCTGGTCAAGGACAATGGCGAGCCGCCGCTGTCGGCCAGCGTCACGCTGCACGTGCTGCTGGTGGACGGCTTCTCGCAGCCCTACCTGCCGCTGCCGGACGTGGCGGCGGCCGAGGCCCGGGCCGACCCGCTCACCGTCTACCTGGTCATCGCCTTGGCGTCCGTGTCGTCGCTCTTCCTGTGCTCGGCGCTGGCGTTCGTGGCGGTGCGGCTGTGCAGGAGGAGCGGGGCGGCGTCGGGGGGTGGCTGCGCGGTGCCCGAGGGCCACTTTCCGGGCCACCTGGTGGACGTCAGCGGCGCGGGGACCCTGTCCCAGAGCTACCAGTACGAGGTGTGTCTGGCGGGAGGGACTGGGACCAGCGAGTTCAAGTTCCTCAAGCCCATTGTGCCCAATTTCCTTGGTCTGGGTGAGGAGAGGGTTAGTGAAGCAAACCCGTTCAGGGATAGCTTTGAATAA